In Crassostrea angulata isolate pt1a10 chromosome 6, ASM2561291v2, whole genome shotgun sequence, a genomic segment contains:
- the LOC128188559 gene encoding uncharacterized protein LOC128188559, whose product MEAVGRPKTGRGLRSRLRRPPSRGGRQIEQLISDEEENGRPASRRGFTPETYEREDYDEFSRQNFVLERQMTPEYGTPLGLMSGHMSPQQHRNSPAFRDSPHSQRGYRPPRDSPLVYSPTHQEPPQHSGRPSSRRRGDMKDNGRRYSSSSPQQEDYHYGSSPAEICYGSSPNYEHDDNRYQDQNTHFNDGQKLDLHHRRKSHEIEDKILNIDESWPSTPREKPPTARPKSSRKRLKSSRKKREEHDLQQSYSAVDTPILRPPSSLSKYKPLPAIGTTSPNTEDSDEISRKTQSMSLGLGERTLTRYSIDIHKNDSASPSENGTSRGSDNPDNVDQMKPDRRESIDKQYSDRKQQNYEHRDCDRQVIDILNKNGHTLHELPPEPDESEQRILLALRLPDGCRHQRFFRLDETMDLVLKFAENVSGMDLSEFRLACNAPRTVFADLTQLIGESGLQDRTVLYLEEMN is encoded by the exons ATGGAAGCAGTCGGTCGTCCAAAAACAGGTAGGGGTCTTCGATCCCGCTTAAGACGCCCCCCATCAAGAGGTGGAAGACAAATTGAACAACTGATAAGTGATGAAGAGGAAAATGGAAGACCTGCATCTAGGCGAGGGTTTACACCAGAGACATATGAAAG GGAGGATTACGATGAATTTTCTAGACAAAACTTTGTTCTGGAACGGCAGATGACCCCTGAGTATGGAACACCACTTGGTCTTATGTCAGGTCATATGTCTCCTCAGCAACACAGAAACTCCCCAGCCTTCAGAGACAGTCCACACTCACAAAGGGGCTACAGACCCCCCAGAGACAGTCCCTTAGTTTACAGTCCAACACATCAGGAACCCCCACAACATTCTGGTCGACCTTCATCAAGAAGGAGAGGGGACATGAAAGACAATGGAAGACGCTATAGCTCCTCTTCTCCTCAACAGGAAGATTATCACTATGGCTCCTCTCCTGCTGAAATATGTTATGGCTCTTCACCaaattatgaacatgatgacAATAGATACCAGGATCAAAATACCCACTTTAATGATGGACAAAAATTGG ATTTACATCATAGGAGAAAATCTCATGAGATTGAAGAtaagatattaaatattgatgaatCCTGGCCTTCAACTCCTCGAGAAAAACCTCCAACAGCTCGACCAAAGTCCAGCAGAAAGCGACTTAAAAGCAGTCGAAAGAAAAGAGAGGAGCATGACCTTCAGCAGTCATATTCAGCTGTTG atACACCAATACTCAGGCCTCCCTCATCTCTCTCGAAATACAAACCTCTCCCTGCTATTGGGACTACATCACCAAACACTGAAGATTCAGATGAAATTTCTAGAAAGACACAGAGTATGTCTCTTGGACTTGGTGAAAGAACTCTTACACGGTATTCTATAGACATTCACAAAAATGACAGTGCAAGCCCCTCTGAAAATGGTACGTCAAGAGGAAGTGATAACCCAGACAATGTGGATCAGATGAAACCAGACAGAAGGGAAAGCATTGATAAGCAATACTCAGacagaaaacaacaaaattatgaGCACAGGGATTGTGACAGACAGGTAATAGATATTCTTAACAAAAATGGACATACTCTTCATGAGCTACCTCCAGAGCCTGATGAATCTGAACAAAGGATCTTGTTAGCCTTACGACTACCTGATGGCTGCAGACATCAGAGGTTTTTCAGGTTAGATGAAACAATGGATTTGGTGCTAAAATTTGCTGAAAATGTGAGTGGAATGGACTTGTCAGAGTTTAGATTAGCTTGCAATGCCCCAAGGACAGTATTTGCTGATCTGACACAACTTATAGGCGAATCTGGGCTCCAGGATAGGACTGTTCTTTATTTAGAAGAAATGAACTAA